The Aerococcus loyolae genome contains the following window.
AAATCAATTAAATACATTGTTATCACTTATCCTTTTAAAGTCCACATAGTGTTTGTTGAATATCGTCAGTCAAGCGCAAGCTTTGGTCTTTAATGGATGGTGGAATATGGTAAGGTTTTTGATTCATCATCACATAAAGGGCTTTGGGATTTTCCTTAGTCCAGGCTTGGAAGGGTTGGCGAATAAATTGTGGGGTGGTATTTCCCACACCAATTTCTAAATAAAGTATCTTGTCGTATTGATTTTGATTAACAAATTCTTCATAGGCTGCTTGATGAAGCTGCCAGTCCTTATCCTCTACCATGCCATTTTCTGCTGTCCGTTTATTTAACTCCAAGGGGGCGCCACAATTTGGACAATAAGGAACGAGTTCACTAGGAATTCGCATATTTTCTTGTTCCTTAGCCATACGGTAGAGCAAGGCGTCATCGCGATAGGTCACAGGCTGGCAATGCTTTTTACACTGCATGAGGACATACTTGCCTTGGTAGTAGTGCACCTTATCCATGTCATAGCCAGCCTTAGGAAAGGCGTTATCTGCATTGGTGGTAATAATAAAGTAATTTTTGCCTTGAAGGTAGTGGTTAAAATGTTGGTAGGCCTTACCAGGTTTTTGTTCAATCCCATTCATAATGGCAAAACGACTAGCAAAAGCCCAATATTCTTCCAGACTGGGGTAATCGTAGAGCGAAGCTTGCAACATATCAAACAAATTAAACTTTTCAATAAAGTCAGGAAAGGCCTGTTCAAAGCGCTCACCCACATAGCTA
Protein-coding sequences here:
- a CDS encoding SIR2 family NAD-dependent protein deacylase; this encodes MSDKETVWQALSQNYNNESDLLRSLMEEAQAILVGIGAGMSAADGFSYVGERFEQAFPDFIEKFNLFDMLQASLYDYPSLEEYWAFASRFAIMNGIEQKPGKAYQHFNHYLQGKNYFIITTNADNAFPKAGYDMDKVHYYQGKYVLMQCKKHCQPVTYRDDALLYRMAKEQENMRIPSELVPYCPNCGAPLELNKRTAENGMVEDKDWQLHQAAYEEFVNQNQYDKILYLEIGVGNTTPQFIRQPFQAWTKENPKALYVMMNQKPYHIPPSIKDQSLRLTDDIQQTLCGL